The genomic DNA GATCAGGAGGGCAAGCTGCTGCCATACGGACAACTCCCTTTATACGGATGTCTCATCAAACTATGCACCCAGAGCGCACTCAATCTTCTcagagaagaagctgctgccactgctgctgtagaTGCTGTCTCAATTGATACCGATGTGTCAGCAGCCGGAGCGCAGACCGAACTGCTTGCTTTGACAGCTCTCAGAACCGAGATCATGAACCGATTACACACTTACGGCACGCAATTCAACATTCATCTCGAAGCACTATCACTATACGCACCGCCACCTGTGCTAGGATCTGCTCCATTTCTGGCCATGTGGGTTTTCCAGACGCTGACGTGTGTATGGATCATGGCTGCCATGGAGGAGCGATGTAATATGACAGATCCTGAAAACTTCCTGGCCGTTCGAACCAAACTCGCCCAAACGCTGGAAAACATCCGCGACGACAAAAGTATCTGTAAACGGACCACCATCCTGTTCAACGGAATCGACGTTCTGTCGCACCTCAAACTGGACGAGCACAACAAATACAACGTCATGATCCCCATACAGCTCCAAGAAGGCATCTCCTCAGTCTCCCGAGCATGGGACGACGAGCGCCAGCGCAtcagagaagaagaagaggccTGGAGCAACTTCCAACCCCTCCTTGACGACAACAAATTCTGGTCGACCCTCACCGCCCAAGCCGAATTCGACTACTCCATGGGCACGCTAGAGACGGACGACTGGTTCAAAGTCACGTAATCCGGGGtggggacctgcctccggcggctggggctccgccccagaccccgctgctcctctcgcttcgctcgagtcgggtgtcgGGGGTCCCGGCTTTGTTGGGGTATCGAGATATGTTCACAGAGGACGGCCTATTTAGCGTATTTTTAActtattttgatttcataATTGCATTTCCTGGATTGACCATGGTTTATCTTCGAGCTATCCGTTCGATGTTAGATATCAATAGCTACTGTATGAGCTGTTGATAGAAGAGGCTGGTATTCTGTAAATCGATTGAAATAATTTTCCATCAGGAAATATCATCGGACAACTTCGCACTCCTGGGacgtcgacgcccgactcgagcgaagcgagaggagcagcggggtctggggcggagccccagccgccggaggcagtcagaGGGATAGgttcatatatatacaattgaGATATAGTGAGAATGCAAGTTTTGGGGCCGACAGGGTTAGAACTGGTCGGCGcgtttgtttttctttttgacgACCTTGAACGCCGGGTTCCAGCCGTCGTTTTCGACGGGTTTGGGTGGTGCGGTCGCGTTGCGTTGGAGGACGTCGCTCCAGGTTTCGCCGGATTTCTCTTTGTCGGCGACATTGCGCTTTTTGAGGAACTCGTCGGCGAAACGGCGGCCGTCCATGGTGGACGAGTTGGAGTAGATGGTCTCGGCAATGATCTCTttcgagtcgggtgtcgCTGGAAGAGACAGGAGAATCGAAAGAAGCTCGGTTTGGTTGATTCCGGCGTTGAGATCTTGGAGTGCTCCTTTACACCATTGGAGGAACTCGTCAGAGGCAGTTAGAACTCTGGGGGCAGTaggaacaggagcagcagcgggtCGCAAGGTCGTGGAGGAGATGGCTCGCTTAAGAGGAGAAGAtcctccagcagcaatagaagcagcaacaccGGTAGTGGCTGGGGATGAGACTTTTCTTCCACCGGGTCCAACAGTGGTCCAGGCAGGAGCTCCAGTTGACGACAGACCAGTGGCCAAACTCGAACTAGTAGCAGAAGAGACACCAGGTCTAACAGAAGAAGGAGCACCGGGAGTCACGATTTCAGCATACTTTTTCCCAAATGGAAGCGATGCTGCAATGGGAGAAATAGTAGGTGTAGCACCAGAGGCTCCGGTAGGAACTCCAGTAGAAGCAGTGGTTCCGGCAATGGGCGAAGAAATGgtttgtgcttgtgcttgagcAAGAGCCTGAGCCTTCTTTTtggcggcagcagcagcagctaaCTCCTCTTCTCTTTGAATCTCAGCCAGGGTCTTCTTaggagaagcagcagagtTCATGGAACTGGCCCATTTAGCCCCAGATGGCAATATAGGGCCTGAGGTagaagatgatgagacACCACCAGCAAGTCTGGCAGCCAAAAGCTGTTGTTGGACAAGTTCTTGTTGTTTAGCAGTCTGTTTGGCACGCTCACTGGCTTCTAATTCTTGGATCTCCTTCAAGGAAAGTGCCTTGGGTTTAGTGTCTTTCTTGGCCCAAGGTGCTAGAGCAGGGGCTGCAGTAGCGGTAGGAGATGTAGTAGTTGACAAAGTGAGGGTGTGTCCATGACCAGTGCTACCAGTAGAGGCTAcagtagaagtagcagcatgGGTTGAGTTGGATCCAGAAGTTACAGGAGTGGACTCAACACTGGAAGTTGCAGTTTTAGTGGTTTGGTCAGcagaatcatcatcagtaGAAGCAGTGGGTTCAGAATGTTCTTGCTTATTGTTGGCCTTTTCAGCCctttcagcagcagcagcagcaactgcagcagcggcagcagatTGTAACTCGGCTTTagctttcttcttggctttcttgATCTCAGCTTTAGTGAGCTCTCGCTTGGATTCACTATTGTCTTCTGATTtagtagaagaagcaccGGTCGAGGTCTCTTCAGAAACAGGTTCAGCCTGAGTTTGAGCCTTAATATCGTCGTTCAGTGAAAGATTTTCAGCGttattgataatatcagcaacagaaCCTGAAGAACTGAGATCTCTCTGAACAGAATCAAGACCCTTCCAAAGAGATTGACCAAGTGGACCAGATGAAGGCTCCTGGACAGGACTTCCCACTGCACTGTTAGCTacactagcagcagtagcagcagctgcagaGGTGTCTTGAGATGAATGAGACAAAACAGGAGCCAATTGTGAGTGAAGAGGTTGATCTTGGAAGAAATTTGACTGAGAATGAGTGGCTGGTTGGTGAACTGGTTGAATAGGTTGTCCCCAAGGAGAAATAGGAGACATAGGACCAGGTGAGACGACTggagaaccagaagcacccCAGGCACTAGGGATTACAGGAGCAGCACCGCCAaattgttggtgttggttaggaagttgaagaggttgttgagcttgatggtgatgttgacggAATACATCTCTTTGAAGATCGTCAAAATAAGGGATTCCATGACCAAAAGGTGaaggttgttgctgttgttggccaAATGGAGGTGGTAATGATGGAGGAAGAACAGGAGGTAAAGGTACTCTAAAAGGTTCAGTGAAGTTGCCAATCTTGAGCTTGAAATCGTGAAGAGTGATATAATCAGTCTCACCAATTCGTTTAATCAATAAATCTTCTTTCAACCAGTTTCCAGTATACCAATCGTGCATCAACTTTCCAGAAAATGGACCCTGCTCAACTCCAGATGGGTCTTTATATACCCACTGAACGTTTTCAGGCAAAATAAGAGGAGGATTAGGTTGAGGAGATGGGATGCCAGGAGGTGGGGTGGCAGCCATAGCAGCATTGGATAACGGAGTACCAACACGCTTAATAGGAGAACTGAAAAAGTCCGAGGCAGTACTCCcgccagcaacagcacTGGCAGTAGGAGTGGATCCTGGTTTCGAAATTCCCAGAAGATTAGTACCACTTCCAATACGACTTAAAGCGGTATCAGAAGGATGACTCGACAGGTCATTGCGAGCGGATGAAGGAGTGATGGAAAAGTTTCCAAAAGGACTCCAGCTGTCACTGGCAATTGAAGCAGGGAGGATATTTGATGCAATAGAGGTGGTTGGAGCTGGTGCTTGAGGCTGGTTCTGAGCCACTTGTCCACCGGAATCGGATCGAGCACCAGAGGATACAAGAGAACTGAAGAAAGCGTCGTCAGCAACTTTCGAACTAGCACTATTGATAGTATCCATGAGTCTGCTGCCgttaccagtaccaccagaTCTGAGTCCAGTctcagtagtagcagcaccaccagcaccagtaacAGATGTTAAGCTGACTCCACCAGATTTACGACCGATATCATCTACAGtagtaccagtaccagtaccagtaccagaaccCTGAGAACTTCCATGACCAGTACCATGAGATGAACCGTGAACATGAGCGTTTCTGTCGTCGCCATCGCGATAAGGCCGCTGCTTGGGAGGAGTATCATAGTTCACCGGCATATTAGTCATATTGGAATAGTACAAATCATTGGGGTTTTTGTATCGACCAAATGGAGTAAACAGTTTAGATCCTCCGCCAactccaccaccattgttgttgttattattagtGTTATTATTTCCATGATGATATCGATTATGATAGCCTCGCTGTTGACCATTATTGCCAATATTAGTGTTGAAACTGGTATTAGTAGTGATAGTATTAGCAGagccagagccagaagcaggagcagatgCTGGATCCGAGTTTTCAGTCAATTCAGTCACAGCGATCCGTTTTGATTCTCGAAACTCTTTCGAGTTCTTGATCCTGTCCCAGATGGCTAGCATCTCTTTCGACGAGTATTTTTTCGCACCAGCATTCGCACGTAGCACCACTGGCTCTGATTTGGGACCATTCGAGCTGCtaccagatccagaagctccagcagctccagcagcagagtCACTAGCACCTGCTGTAACACCTTGAACCGAATCTTCTAACGAAACAGCGACTCTAGTACCACCAACCTTGTATGGAACAGAACCAGCTAACCCAGACCCGGTGATGGCACCAAGTCCTGTTACTGGTGAACTGATATTTCCAGTACTGAGTCCACTATTCGCATGAGtattagtagtagtagcagtagtagtagaagtcGAACCGACTCTTTTTCCAGATAAACTGGACTGACTCGTAGCATCCGAGTCGTCACCAGAACTGGATTTCCGCATTCCAAACAGGCCAGacccaccagcagcagcactaaTAGCGAATACACcgccaccagcagcactgttgttgatatctGAAATGCCACTGGCACCTGAATTCcttccagctccagcaccagaagcagcaccagcagaaccagaagcagtagcagaaccagcagaagaagtTACCGAGGGGCTGACATTAGTCCCAGAAGTCTTTCTTTTCAGAGCAGAcgcggcagcagcaaacGATGGGCCACTCGCCGAGCTGGCACCTGCTAACCCTggtccagcagcagccacacCTCCtccattgctgctgttactaCTACCACTTGCGATGCTATTAGCACTACTGGCCGCACCAGCGGCGATTCCCGACCATGGAAGCTTGACTTTTTCAGGCCCATTCGGCGAGTTATTATTCCCATTAGCGGTTTTATCGTCCTTCAGGACCTTAGAAGACCCCGACTTCAGACGAGTCCTGATCCCCGTTAGTTCCACGAACaggcgtgcctccggcggctggggctgtgccccagaccccccggctcctctcgcttcgctcgagtcgattccGTCGACAAACCccaccaactcctgcgaagcaggagcaaccagggtctggggcggagccccagccgccggaggcagacctccCCCTGAGGATGATCTGGCCACCAGCGGAGCCAAACAGCATTGGCTGGATACGTACCATTCGGGTCCGAGTGACAGAGCGGACGATTTGGACATTGTTTTTCGGTTGCGGTGCGTATGGGGTGGTGAAGAAGggagagcagcagcaacagcagcgaATGACGTCGACAGTCGGTGGTTCGTTCGTTGGTCGAGGGTGAGTCAATGCGTATTAGGATCCGCTTTTAGGCCAGGCAGATCGGTCGAATGTGTTCACAAGGGTCGTTACAGTTGATTTCAGATGAGGTTGAGCCGGGTTCAGGTCGGGTGTTGCAGTCGACACTGGGTGTAGTTTGGCGTATGGTTAATATCGGGTTCTGATTTCTGAAAAAATCGTCGTAGCTTTTCCGGAGTAGTTTGGCGACCGTTCAACATTTTTTTAGCTGCCTGCAGCGTGCATGTCACCTGACCCCTCTCCAGTTGGGACTTCTGGCGGGGGATGGggtggggtgggggtgtgcctccggcggctggggctccgccccagaccctggttgctcctgcttcgcaggagttggagGGGGGTGTGGGGTTCatggggggagggggggaggaggagaaggagaaggGGGGagtcgactcgagcggagcgagaggagccacggggtctggggcagagccccagccgccggaggcacggcGTGCACCCCCTGAGTCAGCCGCACGGGTGGTGCATGGcgctggtggtgaagtgAGGGAGCGATCTGAGGTCGCCAGTGAACAGAGCTGACGAAAGATTGATAGAAGGACAGCCATTCCAGGTGGCGAGTCAATTGAAGTATGGGCAATGGAGACGAGACGAGAGCAGCAGACGAGGCGGCTCTGGTTGATACAGAGATCAGTGCGGTCGAGAGTGTAGAACAGAATGGGTCCGAGATCCAGCTGGAGCATGAGCATGAGCATCAGCATGAACATGAGCATGAGCATGAAATCAATAACAGCTTTGAAAAGGCTGGATCGGTGAAAGAAATTGAGAATGGAGACACGACAGAAATGAGAACACGAAAACGACGACTGaacgaagaaaaaaatgacgacgatgaaaaCGAGACGATACATACGAACGGCAGTGTGCCTGGCacgtcgacgcccgactcgagcgaagcgagaggagccgtggggtctggggcgaagccccagccaccggaggtACGTAGGCACCCCAGCAATAGCCAGTCGaaaatagaagaagaacaaaaagaagaagaagaagaagaggagggGGTATGGCCGGTGCGGCCAGTGAGACAGGTGCAGGAACCGTCGAGTTCGATGTTGTATCTGGATACAGTGGACAGGTCGCGGTTGGATTTCGATTTCGAGAAGATCTGTTCGGTTTCGCTGTCGGTGGTGAATGTGTATGCTTGTTTGTGTTGTGGGAAGTATTTTCAGGGCCGTGGTAAGAGTTCGTATGCGTTTGTGCACAGTGTGGATGTCGACCATCATGTGTTTATAAATCTGCAGACTCTGAAGATATATGTGTTGCCAGAGGGTTACGAGGTTAAAACGACGGCTCTGGATGATATTAAATATGTGATAGACCCGTGGTATACGGCAGATGAGATTAAGAGTCTGGATACAGTGGCTCTGAACAGCTCGTTTGACCTCACTCATAAGCAGTATTATCCGGGTTATATTGGCATTAACAATATTAAAGCAAATGATTATGCGAATGTGGTGATCCAGATCTTAAGTCATGTTAGTCCGGTTCGAGACTTTTTCCTTACTCTTGGTCAGGGTCGTGCGACGGGCAGTAGTCAGAGTAATGGATCATCAGCGAGTATAAGTATGGCGAATAGTATGGCGAATAGTACGAATGGAACTAGTCAGGCAGGGTCATCCGAGCTGGCAAGTAGACTGTCGACTCTGATTCGCAAGATTTGGAATCCTCGTGCGTTTAGAGCACATGTATCACCTCATGAACTGCTCCAGAGCGTGTCATCAGCGTCTAAAAAGCAGTTCACATCGACGCAGCAGTCAGATCcgtttttatttttcacctGGCTTCTCAACCGACTGACCGCTGAACTGACAGTCGGACCAACTAATACCCGTTTTAGTCGTGACAGCAGTCCTGGAACACCCACTGCAGCTATCACTACAGCAGtatccaccaccaccacaaaAGACCAACAACCAGTTAAAAAGAAACTCAAACCTACATCAACTCGCTCTAGCAAACCCATTAAACCACGAGGAATCATTCAAAAGACGTTCCAAGGCACTCTGTTAGtagaacagcagcaacttcCACGAACACTGCCATCTGGAGCATCCGCCGACACATTCCTACCAAACGAGCCAATAAAAACAACTGAAACCCCATTTTTATGTCTGACATTAGACCTGCCACCCATTCCCCTGTTCAAAGAAAGCACTCAAGACGGAGCTCCTGTGATCCCGCAAGTGACGCTGAAATCACTGCTAAACAAATACAACGGCACCACTGTAACCACTGACGAGATCACTAAAACAATGAAAAAGTATAAACTCACCAGAGTGCCCGAGTTTCTCGTCTTGCGAATCAAACGGATCACCCGCAATCTCCTTGGCGACGCCGACGAACGCAATCCCACCGTCGTCAGCTTCTCACCAACAAACCTCGATATGGCCCCCTACCTCACATCCTCTTCTACCACATCCCCCTCCTCCACACGATACAACCTCATAGCCAACGTCGTGTGCGAATGGGACGGAAACACACCCCGCTGGAAAATCCAGCTCCTCGACAAATCGCGCGACCGCTGGCTTCAAATCGAAAACCTGCTCGTCGAGCCCATCCAGCGCgagctcctcttcctcagcGAGTCCCACCTCCAAATCTGGCAGCGCCAGTCTCCCCTGTAAATACACCTCTTCCCCTGTAAACCCGGAttggggtctgcctccggcggccgggcgctgcccggacccgttgtgctcgcttcgcgagcgatAAAACGCTTGgatgggggtctgcctccggcggccgggcgctgcccggacccgtttgtgctcgcttcgcgagcgactgGGGGCGACCAGAATGTCCAAAACCGGGTTGTGACTTGACTCTGGGATTATTCTCTTGTTAATTTTACTCCTATGAAGCTTGCGTTTATGCTGGTGAGAACAACATCAGCCCGTCTGGAAACCAGCTCAGTAAGCTCACGAATGGACCGGGCTGTAGAAGTCCATAACAGAGTCCGTGAATACAAGAAAATGGCAAGTGGAATCTTTGATCTATTATTTTCGTGAAACGAGAGACAGGAGCCTTCTGAAAACTGAGTCTTCCCGTGGACTCGAGCAGTTGTACTAGCTTAGTGAGCGACTGGGACCACCAGAATCTTCAGGAAACAGAATTAAAAGCTCTATTCAGTCCCCCAttcgctcgcgaagcgagcacaacgggtccgggcagcgcccggccgccggaggcaggccccgATCCAGGTTTCAGGCacagctcgcgaagcgagcacaacgggtccgggcagcgcccggccgccggaggcagaaaaCACGACCCAGTGAACTCCCCCAGGCAACAACAGTCTAGCAATAATTTATTCGTGACAAGCAAATGAATTTTACACATTCATGCGTTTTTCGAGCTCCGAGTGGAAATCGAGAGTGGACTCGGGTCCGGTGTACACCTCATCCCAGTCGACAGCGTCGTCTCTGCCCTCGAGAATGTCGAGATGCAATGGTCGTGACGGGCCAGTGACGATTTTGGGCAGAACAGAAGTATCTTTAACAATTTGCAACTCCATAGCCCGACGAATGGGCTCGCCAGCTCCGTATGTTCGTCTGTACCCGTCGAGCTTGAACTCGAGCTGGGTCTCATTCCATTTCTCAAGTCGGCTTTGTAAAGGATGGTTTCCGTTcatctcagcagcaatggaCCGCATATTTTGTTCTCGGATGGAATCGTGTAAACCAGGAGCACTTGGAGCTCCGGTTCCATATCCCTTCACAGTAGACACCGCCGAAGCAGCAGTGTTCTCAGGCACAAATCGTGACTACATCGTCAGTTAGCACTCCAAACCACCCACCAACCAACTCAATTCTACCACCCACACCCCAAAAACCTTCCAAAACCCCCAACTCACCATTTTCTCGCTAATATTATCTTCAAAAActgtataaatatcaaaccAGATCTGTCAGCTGTAAACATCCAGTGGCGGCTTCACCACTCACTGCACGGCTGACACTCACCCAAAAAGTACCTGTTATAGCactgggggtctgcctccggcggctggggctccgccccagaccctggttgctcctgcttcgcaggagattgctaggaccgtggGGGCGGAGGGGAGAAGGGGgatccgactcgagcgtagcgagaggagccagggggtctggagcgcagccccagccgccggaggcaggcagggGACCCTGGCGGGGACCCTTGCAGGAGAAAGGGTGCAGGGGAATGAAGGCACGGCTAAGAATTTATGCCGAAGATGCAAGTGGGGAGAGCGAGATATGAGTTGCCAATAGCGGACTGCTGATaagagaagagagaaagagaaagaaataaagaaagagagaaagagagaaagagacTATGATTCAGATGTCGCGGAATGTCGCTGAGGTGAACCGGCGGGTGGTGGCTCGCACGGTTTGGCAAAGTGGTCGGGGAGTGGCGGTTCGGCAGTTGTCGTCGGCGTCGGCGTCCAATATTCTGAAACGCAAGCCTGGTTGGCGACTGCTGACAGCGTCGACGGCGGTTCTTCTGGCAAGTTCGTACTTCACAGGACGTAGTTTAATGTCGAATCCTCGGGTCGCTAACGACTCTCCGGGACCAGGAGGTCCGGGAATTACTGGTCCGTCACAGGCAGCGGGTCCGGTACGACTGGCATCGAATTCAGCTAAACAGAGCATTTCCATGCTTACTCCAGCTCAGGTGTCCAGTAGACTTCGTGAGAATGAAGAAAGTTATTTGGTAGACAGAGGTAAAGGCGTTTTACGCTACGATGTGGCTCAATTACCAAGTAACAACCCAATTGAAGACGATAGGTCAGAACGAGTAGTCCAGGTGCCATTGATTGTTGAACCTTCAGGGTCGACTTCTAGTGGATCTAACAGTAACAGTGGATCTGGTAATGGTGTCAGCGAGAAAAGTGAGGTTGCCAGTGGTGGAGAAACCGGTGAAAATGGCGAGACCATGGTGTCCAGCGACTGGATGTTTTGGGGGGTCTATGATGGCCACAGCGGATGGACTACCAGTGCGTTTTTGCGAGACCATTTGGTAGCATATGTTCTTAATGAACTGGATAAAGTGTATGAAAAGTCGTCACCAAACTCCATGTACCGATTAGTGCCCTCTCCAGAAGTGATTGACGAGGCCATTCAACAGGGGTTCCTAGCTCTGGATGACGAGATTGTCAATAAACGAGTAGCTCGACTTCTCGAGTCGTCAGGCAGTTCAAAAGCCAGTGCTACTGAACTAATTGCTCCGGCACTGTCAGGTTCATGTGGTTTACTGGCTTTCTATGATACCTTTTCGAAGAATCTACGAGTAGCAGTGACTGGAGATTCTCGAGCAGTGCTGGGGTCTCGAGATAGTTACGGAAACTGGACAGCTACTGCACTCAGTACGGATCAAACTGGAAGTAATATCGACGAAGCCAACAGAGTACGATCTGAGCATCCTGGCGAGGAAAACACTGCTATTCGAAACGGACGAGTGCTCGGTTCACtcgaaccgactcgagcatTTGGCGATGCAAGATATAAATGGGCTCGAGATATTCAACATAAAATAGCCCAGCGATTTTTTGGCAGACGAATCCCATCAGAACTGAAAACTCCTCCTTACGTAACCGCCAAACCAGTCGTCACCACCACAAAAGTGAATCCCGAGAACGGCGATTTCCTCGTCATGGGATCCGACGGAGTTTTTGAAATGTTATCTAACGAAGAAGTGGTTTCACTGGTAGTTCAATGGTTAAAAGCCAAACGACCCGAGTACCTTGAAACGACGTTGAAATCGTCACAATCCGATGGAtctggtttgttttctaAACTGTTTGGGTCCGGAAAAAGGTCGGATCGCGATGACGGCGCGCTTGTCGAGGATATTTCCAGTAACAAAGAAGCACAAAAACAGCCCATTCGCCGACGAAACGGAGTCCCCGTCCGATTCACAGTCCAAGACGACAACGCCGCAACCCATATCATCCGGAACGCGCTTGGTGGCGCCGACCAAGACCAGGTGTCGATGCTGGTCAGTATCCCTTCCCCCCTGGCCCGCAACTACCGCGACGACCTCACCGTCAccgtcgtcttcttcggcCACGACTCGACACCCTCCAACGACGCCGGCTCCATCAAAGTCAACCAAGCCGGCACCCGCAACGGCATCCGGGCCCGTTCTAGACTCTAAATCCCCCATAGAACTCACTGTTTATGCCCCtcctgtgcctccggcggctggggctctgccccagaccccgtggctcctgcttcgcaggagagtcccctcgctgcctccggcggctggggctccgccccagaccccgtagctcctgcttcgcaggagaataaCAGCCTCGACGGGCcctcgacgcccgactcgagcgaagcgagaggagcagcggggtctggggcggagccccagccgccggaggcagtgtgGTCTCGTAGAAAATCACGGTTGATTGGTTACAAGTGCGATTTGAGGGTCTGGCTGGCAGACCATTTGGCGCCGGGGGCCACGGTTTGGTATTTG from Sugiyamaella lignohabitans strain CBS 10342 chromosome D, complete sequence includes the following:
- the PTC5 gene encoding type 2C protein phosphatase PTC5 (Mitochondrial type 2C protein phosphatase (PP2C); involved in regulation of pyruvate dehydrogenase activity by dephosphorylating the serine 133 of the Pda1p subunit; localizes to the intermembrane space and is imported via the presequence pathway and processed by the inner membrane protease (Imp1p-Imp2p); acts in concert with kinases Pkp1p and Pkp2p and phosphatase Ptc6p; GO_component: GO:0005758 - mitochondrial intermembrane space [Evidence IEA]; GO_component: GO:0005758 - mitochondrial intermembrane space [Evidence IDA] [PMID 22984289]; GO_component: GO:0005739 - mitochondrion [Evidence IEA]; GO_component: GO:0005739 - mitochondrion [Evidence IDA] [PMID 14576278]; GO_component: GO:0005739 - mitochondrion [Evidence IDA] [PMID 16643908]; GO_component: GO:0005739 - mitochondrion [Evidence IDA] [PMID 16823961]; GO_function: GO:0004741 - [pyruvate dehydrogenase (lipoamide)] phosphatase activity [Evidence IEA]; GO_function: GO:0004741 - [pyruvate dehydrogenase (lipoamide)] phosphatase activity [Evidence ISS] [PMID 16643908]; GO_function: GO:0003824 - catalytic activity [Evidence IEA]; GO_function: GO:0016787 - hydrolase activity [Evidence IEA]; GO_function: GO:0046872 - metal ion binding [Evidence IEA]; GO_function: GO:0004721 - phosphoprotein phosphatase activity [Evidence IEA]; GO_function: GO:0004722 - protein serine/threonine phosphatase activity [Evidence IEA]; GO_function: GO:0004722 - protein serine/threonine phosphatase activity [Evidence IDA,ISS] [PMID 10580002]; GO_process: GO:0043085 - positive regulation of catalytic activity [Evidence IMP] [PMID 18180296]; GO_process: GO:0006470 - protein dephosphorylation [Evidence IEA]; GO_process: GO:0006470 - protein dephosphorylation [Evidence IDA] [PMID 10580002]; GO_process: GO:0050790 - regulation of catalytic activity [Evidence IMP] [PMID 16643908]), coding for MSNPRVANDSPGPGGPGITGPSQAAGPVRLASNSAKQSISMLTPAQVSSRLRENEESYLVDRGKGVLRYDVAQLPSNNPIEDDRSERVVQVPLIVEPSGSTSSGSNSNSGSGNGVSEKSEVASGGETGENGETMVSSDWMFWGVYDGHSGWTTSAFLRDHLVAYVLNELDKVYEKSSPNSMYRLVPSPEVIDEAIQQGFLALDDEIVNKRVARLLESSGSSKASATELIAPALSGSCGLLAFYDTFSKNLRVAVTGDSRAVLGSRDSYGNWTATALSTDQTGSNIDEANRVRSEHPGEENTAIRNGRVLGSLEPTRAFGDARYKWARDIQHKIAQRFFGRRIPSELKTPPYVTAKPVVTTTKVNPENGDFLVMGSDGVFEMLSNEEVVSLVVQWLKAKRPEYLETTLKSSQSDGSGLFSKLFGSGKRSDRDDGALVEDISSNKEAQKQPIRRRNGVPVRFTVQDDNAATHIIRNALGGADQDQVSMLVSIPSPLARNYRDDLTVTVVFFGHDSTPSNDAGSIKVNQAGTRNGIRARSRL